DNA from Debaryomyces hansenii CBS767 chromosome A complete sequence:
cGCCTCATCCTTTTCCCATCGGCTATTTATTTCAGCTCCATAACAATAACATCAGCATAATTTCTACAATCCATAACGCTTAAATAACGCATACCAACTTATACCCCTTAACTTTAATATTCCATCCCGCTTCAACCTTATCCTTCTCCCCTTCTCCCCCCCTTCATACACCTCAATATTCTATAAACTATCGGCCacatattaatttatacGACACCCATTCTATCGGAATATCATCCTCGCTTCACTAAAACACGCCATCCACGACATTCTCGCACGATCGCCAACTTCTTATCATCACATGACCAGCGTTATGAGCATTGCTATTTATGCCAACTTCTCTCCCCGATATACCACCCCATATACGCCTATCCGAAGAGGAAGCTACCCATTTCATCTACTAATACTCTTCTCTACACTATGCTGCCCTTTTTCTGgctcaaataattttttttatattttctatatatttaacaattttctgagatttttccaataatataattatctATTCTTATATATTCCCGACTAATCTTCATCCAGATAATCCAGCTCCAGATAATCCAGATCATCTACCACAGGATCATTCTTAGGGATCTTGGGCCCTTTCCGAGCAACGCTTTTAGGGGAATCTGACGGAGCAAAGAACCTTCCCAACGGCGATGCCTGCAAACTCTCCGTTATTCTTTGGCGGAGATGCTGGGGAGAAAGCAAGGACCGGCGCGGCGTCTCGGGAAACGAGGGAGGCGATCCTAAAGAGCGCGCGCTGGGAGGCTGCTTTGGCTGCTTTTGCACGCGCGTTGGGTGGGAAGACCCAGGAACGGCCAGGCTTTGCGTGCTCGATTGATAGATAAGGGGGTGCACCCGCCTGGCACTCAGATTCGGCGTTGGGGGACCCGATGGCATGGCTCGAGGACTTGAGGGGCCTGAGGGGCCTGATGGGCTTTCTCTACGGAATAACCGTCCACTCGTTGCAGACAGATATAGATGGACGTCTTTGACTTTTAGGGTCCTGACTGGGGTGACAGGAGAAGCTAGGGCTGcactttctttttctcGTTTCTCCTCTGCCCGTTTTCGTTCCCTTTTCTCTCTCTTCTCTCTTTTCCttatcttttctttctcctCTCTTTTTCTGATCTTTTCCTCTCTTTTCCTGATATCTTCCTCTCTTTTACTGATCCTTTCTTTCTCCTTCCTCTTCCTTTCCATTTTTCTCTCTTTTCTTTCCTTTTTTTCTCGACTATGGCGTTTTCTCGCTCCCAGAAGCACTTCTCGAGACACATGCGCATCATATAACGGCGCGCCTAGATATGCATCTTGCGGAGGTAAAGCAAACCCAGAAGATACAGGAGCGTGGTGGTAGGGAGGTGAGAAGGGAGGACGATAACCTGGGAGCTGGTGAACATAAGGGGACGAAGCGTGGTTTGGGGAGAGGCTCGAATCGTTCCACGAAACAGACACTGGAGGGGCGTCGGGAGCTGAAACAGGGACTGAACGAGAAGGAGCTGGAGGTTCAGAAGGTGGAACAGCAGAAGGTTCAAGCGGAGGAACAGGCGTAGGATCAGAGCCTACAGCCCTATTATAATCTATGCGAGGAATTTCCATAAGCATATCCGAAATAGAATCAACCTCGTCATCTGCATAAACAGGATTCCCGCCAATATCATCACGCAAGGGTTCAACTTCCTCAACCTCTTCATTGACAGGGCTAGCCGGGTCAATTGAAACATCAGATGCCACGTCATCCACATCACCCGGCTCACCCTCCGGCTCAACAACCTCACCCTCGAAACCGATAAACTTCCGACGCAACCCCAGCCGATGCCAGACCTGGCCCAAATGACGGGACCGGAGCACATCGGCGGCGTTGACTGATGGCGGATAATTCGCAATCGTCCCGTAATGCTCCGTGGACGTGGCCACCGAATGGCCCAGGGTCCGCGCAATGGTCTCGTAAACCAGACGGTACATGTCGAGATCTGCTGTCACGCTTTTGGTGTAATGGAACTCGATGCACCGCTTGAGGATCTGGCGCACCTCACAGAACTTATACTCGCGCTGGTTATTCATGCCGTACGTGAACCAATACAGGACTCCTCTCCGGATCTTGTCCGGCAGCATCGCATCAAACTGGTACAACTTCTCACTGCTCTCCACACGCGACAGCTCCACGTACATCCGCCTGAAGACGAGCACATACCACAAAAACAACGACGACAATTCAGGACCGATTTCCCGGATGATGGGGTCTTTCGAATTGGCCGACTTGTTATAGTTATAGCAAAACCCAAACGTGGGGCCAAGAAAGTACACACCCCGATACTCCTTGGACGTGCCCTCCACCGATAATCGGTCGATCTCAGTTGACCGTGCCGGCAAGCACAGGATATGGAGGAGCGTGATGAGGATGAGCGACAAGTTGGTGTGTGCTTTCCGGAACAGGTCGATGTTGTTGTTATGGATCGAGAGCAATCGGTGCTTATATCGCGAATACAGCGGTACTCTCACGCACTCCGTAAACGAAACCATCCCGTCGCTGAGCCGAGCGTTGTCAACGGAGTAGTCCAATTCTTCACCATTCGACAAATCCTGGATGGTTTCCTGTGCAAGGTCGTACAACCGGCCGAATATCTTGCTGATCATATTCGTGTGGCCCACAACCACGTTGTCGCTGTTGAAGATGTCTCCCGTGGAAAAGTTGAGGCGAAAGAGATTACCCTCGCTTCGAGCCAACGATAGCCCGAGATATGTATAATGGGTGCGCACCTGGGCCAATATGCGGTACAGACCGGTGTCCACAACAGACGGATCCTCAGCGTCTCGAAGCGATACGCGGCGGGTGCGCGCCCGTTTGATGATATCCAACAAAACACACGTCTTGGCCACATAGCATATTCCGCTCAACGACCGGCAATACTGCTTGGTCGGATACTTAGCCCCTAGGTACCCGAGGTACACCACAAACGCATTTTCGTTTGACGtattttgttcttcttcttcttcggcATTATTGTTGACGCCATAGACCGGATAGTACAAACTGGCCAAAGACTCAGCAGCTGTTTGCTGCTGCGAGGACGACATTGTTGTGTTCATGGCCTCCAAATACACCTCTGGGGTTTCATTGTTGTCGTCGCCGTCCTCATCCAAGATACCCGCGGCTATGGCATCACTCTCAATATCGATATCTggctgctgctgctgctcATCCCCCGCCACAGAAAGGTTTTCGTCGAACTCCTTTCTTATGCAGTGGTCCATGATCCAATGCACGAGCTGGTCGATGTCGCGAAGGGACGACTCGGTAAACGTCTGGTCCAAGATCCGCGTGCGCTCCTCGGCCGTGATGAACTGCGAGTAGCCTGTCAAATTGTGATAATCACGGGAATTGACCTCCAACACAACTTCATCGTCTCTATACTTATCAAGCATCTCAGTGAGCGCCAAGGAGGCCGCAGGTTTGGGTCCATACATCAATACCATGTATACTAGCTCGGCCATGTACTTGCTGTACTGCACGCACGTCAGGTATGTCTGGACTGCGCGGAAATACGTAGATGGGCGGCGGTTAAAGTTATTGGAGGCGCGCCCGGTGTTATTGGCGGCGCCTTTGAAAAGTCGCACCACTTCGAGTCCCGCAAGATTGACATGGTTGATGTTGGCGCTGAAAAGTGTCATGGCACCCACCAAGAGCTGGGCTATCTTTGGAACAAAATTGGCCTCCTTCATACCTTTGACCTGGATGTCCACTATTTCTCGGTCCACCTCCTGGAGAATCTTTTTCACCAACGGATGGTGCTGCAGGTCGGGCACAGTGGTTGTCCGCAGGTGGTTCTGGACGGTTGTCGCAGTCCCTGATAatgacgacgacgacgacgacgacgacgacgacgacgacgacgacgcAGGACCATCCCTGGCGCGGGCCTCCACATAGCCGTCGTCGGTGGGACAATAAACCTCAAAGTTGGCAGGCCGGAGACCATACCTCTGCGGGAACTTTTGGAACGCCATGGGTCGGATCGAGTCCCGTTGGATGCATGAGTGGCGACTCAACTCGCCATACCTTCTTCTGATGATGCCGCAGCCGCAGCCAAAACCAAAGTGGATGGGCACGGCCTGGAGCGGCATGCATTGTGGACTGAGCTTGCCGCGGGCGTGTTCGAGTCCTGGCTCACCCATCTCGCAACTGAGCACAAGCTTCAGACTGAGCTCGTCCTTGGCCCGCAGCAACTGCAAGGCCCCGCGGAACAGTGTCATCTTGCACATGATGGCCTGTGCGTACCTCTCAAATAAAAGCGACCGGATGATATAGTTTTTCCGGGGGTCTCGGTGGAACACCACCACAAGTCCGATCTCCTTGTGGATGCCCAACCCTAGCTGGGGGTCAAAGTAGTAATCACTGACATCATAGTTGATGGGTGTTTCGGACACATCACGGAGCTTGGTGTCTTTAGTCAGCCCGAATTCGTAGCTAAATTGCGCTGCGTACGTCTCCTCGTATTCCTCATGCAGCATGTAATGTTCGTCTCGGGGTTCCTGGACCCCGTCATCACCGTACCGTTCGAAAAACTTCTCCATCGAGGGGAAGTTAGCATCATCAAGAACAGACATGGTTTTGTGgtttttttgtatttttggggggggggggggggaaataaaaagaaataataaagttgGGGAGGAAACATACTGGCTTTAAGAGGACTGGAAGTGCTGGATTGAATGGCTGGCTCGGCGCAGTCGTGCTGGTCCAGAATCCTGATCGGCTCAGACGCTGGCTCAGACGCTGGCTCAGTTTATGGTGGTATCCGTTGACCAccataaaaaaaaaaagttcACACCCAAAACGGTAACTTGCAGCGCGCCGCATCAACAGATGAATCCTTAGCTAGTCCAAGCTTAGCCATATCCAGCTCTTTTTACACCCTATACACAAAGGAACCCAGGTCCAGGCCCAGGCCCAGACCCATCACCGTAAACTACACCCTAGACACTTCCCAAAACGGCAATAAACCCCCATAAACCCATAAACCCTAGACACTCGACACGACACGCAAAAAAGCGTCCCTGTGTTGACTATGTAAAATCATAAATCCTGCTGCTTATACGTTGGATAATCCACGTAACCGGCGATCGGATCTGGA
Protein-coding regions in this window:
- a CDS encoding DEHA2A00110p (no similarity) yields the protein MRRAASYRFGCELFFFMVVNGYHHKSSQRSSQRSSRSGFWTSTTAPSQPFNPALPVLLKPFFERYGDDGVQEPRDEHYMSHEEYEETYAAQFSYEFGSTKDTKLRDVSETPINYDVSDYYFDPQLGLGIHKEIGLVVVFHRDPRKNYIIRSLLFERYAQAIMCKMTSFRGALQLSRAKDELSSKLVLSCEMGEPGLEHARGKLSPQCMPLQAVPIHFGFGCGCGIIRRRYGELSRHSCIQRDSIRPMAFQKFPQRYGLRPANFEVYCPTDDGYVEARARDGPASSSSSSSSSSSSSSLSGTATTVQNHSRTTTVPDSQHHPLVKKILQEVDREIVDIQVKGMKEANFVPKIAQLLVGAMTLFSANINHVNLAGLEVVRLFKGAANNTGRASNNFNRRPSTYFRAVQTYSTCVQYSKYMAELVYMVLMYGPKPAASLALTEMLDKYRDDEVVLEVNSRDYHNLTGYSQFITAEERTRILDQTFTESSLRDIDQLVHWIMDHCIRKEFDENLSVAGDEQQQQPDIDIESDAIAAGILDEDGDDNNETPEVYLEAMNTTMSSSQQQTAAESLASLYYPVYGVNNNAEEEEEQNTSNENAFVVYLGYLGAKYPTKQYCRSLSGICYVAKTCVLLDIIKRARTRRVSLRDAEDPSVVDTGSYRILAQVRTHYTYLGLSLARSEGNLFRLNFSTGDIFNSDNVVVGHTNMISKIFGRLYDLAQETIQDLSNGEELDYSVDNARLSDGMVSFTECVRVPSYSRYKHRLLSIHNNNIDSFRKAHTNLSLILITLLHISCLPARSTEIDRLSVEGTSKEYRGVYFLGPTFGFCYNYNKSANSKDPIIREIGPELSSLFLWYVLVFRRMYVESSRVESSEKLYQFDAMSPDKIRRGVSYWFTYGMNNQREYKFCEVRQILKRCIEFHYTKSVTADLDMYRSVYETIARTSGHSVATSTEHYGTIANYPPSVNAADVLRSRHLGQVWHRSGLRRKFIGFEGEVVEPEGEPGDVDDVASDVSIDPASPVNEEVEEVEPLRDDIGGNPVYADDEVDSISDMLMEIPRIDYNRAVGSDPTPVPPLEPSAVPPSEPPAPSRSVPVSAPDAPPVSVSWNDSSLSPNHASSPYVHQLPGYRPPFSPPYHHAPVSSGFALPPQDAYLGAPLYDAHVSREVLSGARKRHSREKKERKERKMERKRKEKERISKREEDIRKREEKIRKREEKEKIRKREKREKRERKRAEEKREKESAALASPVTPVRTLKVKDVHLYSSATSGRLFRRESPSGPSGPSSPRAMPSGPPTPNSSARRVHPLIYQSSTQSSAVPGSSHPTRVQKQPKQPPSARSLGSPPSFPETPRRSLLSPQHLRQRITESLQASPLGRFFAPSDSPKSVARKGPKIPKNDPVVDDSDYSESDYSDED